The genomic DNA AAATTAAGTTGAGATCAGTGCACAAACACTTAAAAAGTCATTGTGGTTTCTTTAATCAGCACTCAATTTTAAAGCGGATGTCTTCACAAAAACATATCTGACGTGCTGTTAAACAAAGCTTTACTCCGCTGAAAGCCTGAGTCACTGCTGGTTAAAGTCTCTCCTCTTGCTTTCtctatttctttctctctcgcacacacacccacacatgcacatacgCCACAATTGTGCATTGCTATGATATCTCCCTCCACAGTTGCTAAGCAACTATCTCCCACTTAAATAGCATTGGGCACAGCTGAGGTGCAAGCTTTTGGGATAGGAATTAAATCCTACATATTATAAAAACGGTTAAATACACAGGCAATTTATTACTCTCAGTTTCTGGTGGCTGCAGTGACACTAATAACAAACTGGTCATGGCGGCATTTTAACTGTAAATGCGATGCCTATAAGCGGCCTTAACGAtgctgtgtgtgtacatgtgttgtCTCTCTTATTTGCTCTCTACCTCTGTTCCAAAATCGATGGTGAAGATGGGGGAGGACTGGGAGGGCCTGCTTGCGTtgtgatggtggtgatgatgagcCCACTGTTCCTGCTTCCTTCTAAACAGATCCTCGTAGCCGAGAGGAACGCGGCCATAATCCTAATAAGGACAAGACAGGAAGAGTGAGAAAGATAAGAGAGAAAATATACTTATATTAACATATTAATATGTTTAAACATCTTAAACACATTTTAGCCAACACACCTGACCATAGCCATAAATTACCTCtacacattcacattttaagaCAATACTTTGAGTTTTCCGTTGAATTAGATTTGTACTCAGTCTTTCCCTGTTTTCTCCTAACTTTAGGTgttcttattgcattttatgttTGGTCTAGGTCTACATCAGGGCAGATGGAGGAGCCTTTTCTGACGTTGTGGGGGtggaaacaataaaaacagctgtCCAATATAATGCAAGACAACAACTCTCTAATGAAAAATAGTCAAGCTTCTATTGTTCTATTTGAATTTAGACATTGGAGAGccgtttattaaaaaaaaatatatatatatatatatatatatatatatatatatattaaagttatTAGTGGTGGTTGGATTAGCTTgcacaattatttattaattttatttgaaattattttatttttatctaaagGGGAGGGGACTAGTACagtttaaaacataaatgttgCCATTCGATGCACCTTACCAATTCATAGCTTTAAGCTAATTCACATCTGCAGTCCCTTGGTAGTACTGAGTAAAAACATATTACAAATCTATagaaaaaatagcacacaagaCACATAATGCAAAGCTACACACAATCGCTCACATAACAAAACATATGCTTGTCAAATAAAAGCAAGCCATGGAGACCATAAGTTATTGTCCAATGTCAGGGGCTACACAGCTGAGCAGCTTTAACCTTGACTTTAAAGTTGGTGCTGTAGAGCTGCAGCTCTTCACATCATCAGGCAGGTTTTTGGCTTTTACAGAAGAAGTTAATTACCTAAAGGCAGTGTGTCCAAATGGTATGGTTTAATCTTGTATAGAGGATAGCTGATAATCATTTGCAAAGTGAGTATACATAAAGTCAGGTAGTGGAGGCTGGCCAAAACCACTTAACATTTTGTAAACCCAGCACAAATttgaaaataatctaaaatgatTTGAAAGTTCagttaattatattttactAATACTCTGCAGTGATGAAAATGCAATGGCTCTTGTCCAGAGTTTTTAAGGGGTTTGTTTGTATCTTGTGGCTGTTTCACCAGCCTGCCTCCAATATGTATAGTAAGACATATGGGGAAGGATCAGAGAATGCACACATATCTTGGCTTGGTTCAGAGAGAGTAATGTAAGCCTTAATGTAAGAACGTCTTTCCCACCGTATTCCACATACACGTGGTGGACACAAAAGGTATATTGCATCATTGCAGTACTAATGCACTAGATTGGTTTGCAACAAATAAGCACTGCgataataaaatgtttgttttctcctgcagcacaacagacaaaaaaatcttcaagtcttgcttaaaaaatgaataaatctaaaaatattcTTCGTTTGGACCTTAAAAAAAGGTATATTTTGTCGGTATttgttttccattttgtgtCCCATATTATAAATCTCTATCACAGACAGCATTACTGGTAAAATATACTGTAGCACTGCAGTAGTCATACTAGTAATGCTATATTATGATGcgagaaggagagaagagagtgGGGGAGGCAGAAACATATTTGGGTGAGAAGTGGGAGGACTACAGAGGAGGCTGAAGCTACATACTGCAGCTCTGTGGCTGGCAGGGAAGGTAGAGGTGAGATGATATGTGGGTGTAAAAAGAGAAAACCGGAGGAAAGGAAATGTGGCTGAAAAGAATGCAGCATAAATCCCTTCAATGTAGGACAGACCAACATCGAttaacacagatttttttatcCGGAAGCTACACAAGAGATGGCATTGAGAAAAGGAAACGAGaaagaaaatgattttaataTAACCCTCTGCAGTTATATTTAAACATTATGTCTTAATTATTGCACGGCTCAGAGTGGATTTTCTCTCATATAGtaatcaataattaaaatatgccatttttaaagttattaagCAATCAAAATAGATGCTACAATGAACGTTGGAATAAATGTCATGAACAAGTAGAAGAAGCTCTAATGGAGAAACAGCCAGTTAGTAAAGTTTTTCAAAAGGATATGTGTCTTAAAAGTGTGACTAAAACAGTGATGCAGCCGttacatcagaaatgtgttgtcatctaaaaataaaattccTCCAGCCAGTCAGAAGTGAGTATTCCCCATGGCTGTGCTATAAGACGTGCGTTATTGCGCCTACCCTGTGTAGCCCTGCACGGTGTTCAGCTCCAGAGCAGTAGTTGCTGTCTAGAGAGTTGAATCTCTCCCTGAGTGGAGGCTGGTAGACGGAGGAATGCAGCACCTCTGGAGGGAGCGAGTTACTCCTGGCATCTTCTCTGTGGTACAGCTGTTCGTGATAATAATCATCATTACCAGCGTAAGACACAGGATGAGCAAATTAACAGGGACATGGTAATTAACACAAGGCTCACCTGAGGCCTCCATACTCTCCTGCTGTCATAGAGCGGAGCATAAACACCATGAGCCGGAGCCAGAGGCCCGTACTGAGGCTGCCCCGGGTGGTGGTGGAAGGCAGGAGGGCCCATCCGATCTCTAGGCGGGTGCGGCGGGTACcctgaagaagaggaggaaggtggGTGTGGCGCTTGAGGGTCGCTCGGGTAGGAGGATGGCGGAGGGCCAATCGAGGGCGGCAGAGAGGATTCTGGGACGTTGGAGGATCGAAGGAAACGAGCCATGCAGGGTTTGTGAGAAGGATGAAGAGTAGACTGATAGTAGGAACctgctggagaggaggaggagggaagagaagagaagagaagagaagagaagagaagagaagagaagagaagagaagagaagagaagagaagagaagagaagagaagagaaaagaagattCATTTACACTTTCCCAAGacatataataacacatttttttaacacgttcGTTTTTTTATGGACTCACAGGTTGGTTGATAATGAGGACTGTCGTATGCAGAGTGGGGCTCCTGATAGTACAGCTCTGATGCCTGAGAAGGATGTGGTGCACGCAGCACGAACTGACCATGTTTGGGCAAAGGAGGGCCACCATCACCACGCCCAACGGTTGTCAAGGGAGACGATGCTGAGGAGTGGCTGACTGGAGTCCTGGGAGGTGAGATGGATTTCCTGATGGACAAAGTAAAAGCCATAAAGAGAAAGAATGACCTGAGCTGGAGATACAGTCAGACCTTCCTAACATCCCTTCTCTACCAAAGTCATATGCAAATAGCCAACGTTTGCAAGTCCACGTATCAGGTGACTTGTAAATGTGGATTTGACTAGACCCATTCAAAcgtaaatgacagaaaaccaaATTTTTTGATACACAAATAATCATATGAGGATGTTTTCACCACGTGACCATAGTTAGTTCTATTTCTTTTCAAAAAttataatcaaaataaatatatttagactTATTTGTCTAGGTGGGAGCAAGAAAGtaaatacaggaagaatttcCATATCACAAATCAGACAGAGACCACCTTTTATCATTAGCTATTGCGGTCTTTTTGGTCCGCACCTGAATGAAATTACTGTTtatgcaatttaaaaatggaaaaaatgacatgcatttgtttttcagAAATATATACATGCTTTCCGAATTTGATGCATCCTGGTTTTCACCAAGTTTTACACATcatcacaacttttttggaattggggttaaaaattaaatatttagacAAATCTACCTTAACATAAAAAGCAATGTAAAACTGAAAGTAATATTAATCATAAAAGTCAAGACGCACAAACATCAGTGAATAAGTGTATCAATAATCGTACTGTTCAGTTGACCCTGATGTGTTTCTGTTCGATAAACCATTAGCCCCACTGGATCCATTTGGCACCGCTCTCTTCATTTCCTCCATCATGTCAGCTCCTCTGGAGATCAGTTGGGGGTGAGTCAGGCCGGGCCCCTCTGTCAGGGAGCCTGTGTTCTCCCCTGAGCCTTTGAGACCTTGCCCCACGCCTGCAGACACGTCTGTGTGGATGCTGCCCTCCATGGTGAAGGTTTTACCCATAACCCCTGGAGCTAATGGGAATGTGCGGCCCACGCTGCTgctcttcttgtttctgagccTAAATCTGTGAAGAGAGACGgaaaaatggggaaattcaTTACAAAGGGGAAGTGTTATGTTTAGCTCAGAGGAAAAGATCTTAATAAACATGTTAGGGTTGAATGTTTGCACTGAGGACCTCTTGTATTGTaaatcttttaaataaatatataattagataAATAATATCTAATTAAAAGTGGGAACTTGGGGAAGTCTGTGTTGAAAGAgatgagagcagagagaagataAATCTAAAGGCATTCGTCCAAATATTCAGATACTTCTGTTAATAAATTGTCATCTTGCAgctataaaacacaaaataactactgTGGTTGAACAAGCATTTTTATCTAACTAGAAATGCAAACTGGAGATATTTTCTATTTGAATACAGTGAGCCTCTTGGAGTGTATCTGAGTGTGCACTCACTTCTCCAGCtcatcctgtgtgtgtgcaaatgtaCAGTTGGTTCCTCGGGGACATCCTCCCTGCTGACGAAGGTCTCGGCACATGCTGGTCTTGTACTTGCTGTTGGCCTGAGGCTGCAAGACACAATGCACATCAACCGTCAAATCAAAGTAATGCATGCAAGTCTTCGAAAAAGGTTAAAATTAACTGACGACTCTTAGGCTACTGCAGTATGTTGTAATTTAAAACATGGGTGACTCTTAATTCTGATCAGATATGAGTGTAAAGTTCATGTCAAGATGAAAGTTAATATTTACTCTTAACAGTGTCAAGTTTATGCACTGCTGTGACTAATTAACTATGCCCATGgtgattatcttttttattcGCACACAGTTACAACTCTAAACAGTAGATGTGTCAATAATTCCGATGGATGTCAAACAGATGTCAAAGACACTGTTCTGGCAAAAATTAGGTTAGGGCAGACTACACAGGATAGCTGCTAAATAtcataaactaaaaataaataaatatcttttatTATCACCTTTGTAGTACATTCTCAATGGaaaacgttttgtttttttgggaggGCTTCTcccaaacataaaaatatttcctgGTTTACAGAGATcataacacaacacacacatcatgGTGTCATCTTAAAAACGTATTTTCTAACATTGAGAAGAGTACTAGTCCGTTTGATTAAGTGACCATAGAAGAGCTTCAGCCTCTACTCACTCTGCTATATTGTATGAACTGTTAGAGACCAGTTTCAGTATTTGCATCTAAATTATCTGATTATTGTTAACAGTTATTTTAATGCTGTGGTATCCAGTGACCATGTTATGACCCTCTAACTGTCTTAGAAACTGCAGCCAGGAAGAACAACGTGTGCTGCTGGAGCCTGAACATCTTATCTTCCATGTTCCTTCTACGGTGTCTGGATGGAGCAGCAGAACAACTTCTATCCTTTACTGTTCACTGGGCTGCCGACATTTTAATTCCTTACATTTCATTCagctatttttaatattataactGTGACAATCTCTTCATCAGAAAAAAGTTCAGTGTACCTGCGGAGCATCGTGGCTCTTCTTGCTGAAGTTCTGTATGAATTCGACAAGACCATGAACCACCAACTTCACAGCCAACATCACACTTTCCAGCTCCTCCCATGATGGTGCCGGGGCATCTGCACACAGATCAACAACACAGTGTTATGAAAAGATTCTAACCCATACAAGGTCTCAATATGCTCAGGAAGCAGCAAAGCTGGGCAGAATGGGGAACATAAGGTgaagggaacatagggctgagggaacataaggTTAAGGGAACAAAGGGTTAAGGGAACATacggctgagggaacatagggttaAGAGGACATAGGTTTAAGGGAACATAGGGTTAAGAGGACATAGGTTTAAAGGAACATacggctgagggaacatagggttaAGGGAACATAGGCTTGAGGTAACAAAGGGTTGAGAAAACAAAGGGttaagggaacatagggctgagggaacataaggTTAAGGGAACATAGGGTTAAGGGAACATAAGGttaagggaacatagggctgagggaacatgggGTTGAGGGAACGTAGGCTTGAGGGAACATAGGCTTGAGGTAACAAAGGGTTGAGAAAACAAAGAGTaaagggaacatagggctgagggaacatacgGTTAAGGAAACATAGGGTTAAGGGAACATAGGGTTAAGGGAACATAAGGttaagggaacatagggctaagGGGAACATTACGCTGAGGGAACATGGGGTTGAGGGAACGTAGGCTTGAGGTAACAAAGGGTTGAGAAAACAAAGGGTTTAGGGAACATACAGCTGAGGGATCatagggttgagggaacatacggttaagggaacatagggctgaggaaaCAAatggctgagggaacatagttagcctccagcagacactgatgggAATGTCCTCAGTTGTGCACTTATTTGGTCACCAAAGTACTGAACAATGTTCCAATTTTACCTGAGGGGCCACATAATAAAAAGCACCCGATATCATGGGTTAGGGTTTGAGTTCAGCCAAAAGTGCCATTAGAGTGCCATGACATTTTAACATCTCATTGTACTGAGATTAATAAATATTCAACACAAAAGATGAATCTGTGGTTTTAATCTTGTCTTTTGTGCTTGTTAATTGCATTTTGGTATGCGAGTGCAGCAGCGTGCctattttcttcacttttcaaTCTCATTAATCTTAGTGGAACACATTATTCTGAGGAGTGTGAATCATTTGGACTGATTGTTATTCATTCAGATGAGTAAAACAAAAGTACCTGGGTTGTGGTCTATGTTGGCGAGTAGCTCTAAGTGTGGTCTAAGGCTTGTGAGGTTGGCGGGGTCTCCTGTCCTCTGCAGAACGATCGTCAGCTCCTGAACGCTCTTTGCAAACGACTCTGGAGACTGCAACTGgatcagagacagagaggaaagtGAGTCGTTTACGGGAAAGCATAATAACAGTATGTCACTGATGACGTGCATATGAGTCACACTGGTACCTTGTCAATAATGGACTGCATATGTGACTTGTGCACCAGGTCTCCGTAGAGCAGAGAAGACCACTGTTCGGGGGAAATTCGTAGGCCGGCCTCCATGGCGATGTGGACAATCTGAGCATCATGCTCTCTCCTGAGAGCCTCGTACGTTCGAAACTCTTCTTTAAGCTGCATCAGTGAGGAGTCTTCATCACGCTTAGTTACCTGACAGAAGATggagttagagagagagagagagagagagagagagagagagagagtatgaaAGAAGGGCAATTAAGAGTCACGAGagtgagaagaaagagaaggaagagAAAAAGGGTATGGAcggattattattataataatcatcCATCAGCGTTCACTTCACCTCAAATTTAAACTTCACTCCATAATGTATATCACATATGACACTTAAAATGTAGTAAACAACTGAGAATTGCAAATTTTGGTGAaatgtttatcattattatttatattttgttcaaAAAATCATTCATGTTTATGTCTGTTTGTATAGGCAGAAAAGGAGTTATTTAAGAATATCTAGATTTTTCCCCTccactttacaaataaaatgttcaagAAACAATACATAACTACATCAATATACAGCATAAACAAgaagactaaaatgtaaaaacttaaattaaatacataaacaattatatatttgttttttttgcctgcaGTTTGTATTACATTACAGCATTTACAGTAACAGTGGAGTAGCTAAGAGGATAATGAAATATTAATTATGGGATGacttatatctttaaaaaaataaatagtatttAGTATTTTGGGAGATCCAGAGTCCTATTTTGCAGTTTTCTaattaaatgtaactgaaattgCGACCAGTCAGTTTGTCATGTAGTGTCTTCAGACTTAGAAACTCAAAATTCAGATCAAACAAAGGGTTTCCCCCTTCTCAGAATCTGCCCTATGAGTAATCATCacatgacacaaacacacaactcaCAACTTCTGCGTCGCTTACAAATCTGCCAATTTCAACAAACAATTGTTATTTGAGCTCTGGCTGCCGTCCATCCtgtgtctgttttctctctgttcctGCACTTTGATCTATCTTTCTCTGCATCTCtgagctgtctgtctctgtcctgtaAGGCGGGGCAACAGGGGCAAATATAGACTGCTGTTACATCAGGGGCAGATAGCTGGAATTTCTGCCCTACCAGCAATGTCTGTCATCGGATGACAGTCACATAAATACACGCACGTACAGAAAATATATCCACAGGCACTCGTATCCTCATTAATGATATGATTTTTATATAGTAAAGTAGATAGTAGAAATATGGACAACCCATTTAGGGATACACTTTAATGTTAGACATGGTTATGATAAGTTGGAGCTCACACAACAGTTGTAAAGGGGTTTTTCCGAAGCTCACTCACAATACAATACCtaatttaaataactttgtttttgttcatcttAATTTGATAGCGTTTATTAATTGAAAAAtcatgagacaatgggcccccgtgtgtctctttgtattagTTTTGAGtctccttgtagttgttttagtcTTCTTGTAGGTATTTTAAGTCTGTAGTATTTTGGctcttttgtagtcattttgcatcttgttGTAGTtgtattgtgtttctttttagtcgttttgtgtatctttgtcattgttttgtatctctttgtagtcattttgtgtctctttgtagatgtcttgtgtctctttgtggtcattttgtgtctcaagTCTGTAGTATTTTggctctgtagtcattttgcatctcgttgtagttgttttgtgtttctttttagtcgttttgtgtctctttgtagatgtCTTGTgactctttgtggtcattttgtgtttcttcgtcgttgttttgtgtctctttgtggtcattttgtgtctctttgtcattgttttgtgtgtcttggtggtcatgttgtgtttctttgtagctgtttaGCGTTTCTGAGGTTTGCCTCTTCTCATAGTTCTTGCCAATCTTTTTTTAGGCTTTTTATGTTActctgtcattttgagtctttttctgGTCGGTATTCAATTGAAGCACTATCTCTGCACTAAAGGAATATGTGGTGGTGAATGAGGATCTATTTAAACACCCTTTTTTTAATCAGGTCATTTATTATGGCTTGGGTTCTTGGGACAGCAACAGACTGAGCTTCCTTTGTTCAGTTTGACGTAGATTTTATTCAAAGAGCTGCGgatagctgtttttttttttaaattgaatagtGTTCACATGTCCTGAAGTGCTCATGTGCACATATTTATGGGTTTGATGTGTGTATGCTCATTCATGTTGCTCCTACCTTGAAGCAGGAGGCTCTGTAGAGAAGCTGCACCACGTGGCCTATGCTGGTTTTAGAGGCCTGGGGGAACCGAGCCTCGAGCTTCTGGACTACGAACAAAACCAAGACCTTCCGAGACAGAGCTGAGCCGTCCTCGAGAGCCAGCAAAACTAGCTTCAGTGCATCTTCTTGCATAGCTTGTGAGGAAGAGATAGAGGGGGATGTCGGATACAGCAGATGACAGCATGAGGTGAGAGTGGTGGGAGGAGGTAAGaatacaaaacatgttttagtcGGCAAATCAAACAAACATCTTTTTCTAACACATAGAACTAGGTGTCCTCAGACTTTCAAATGAAC from Centropristis striata isolate RG_2023a ecotype Rhode Island chromosome 19, C.striata_1.0, whole genome shotgun sequence includes the following:
- the rc3h2 gene encoding roquin-2 isoform X1, with the translated sequence MPVQAAQWTEFLSCPICYNEFDSSGHQPISLGCSHTVCKTCLHKLHRKACPFDQTPISTDIDLLPVNCALLQLVGAQVPEVQPVSLSSAAEVENYEVCRVCVEELALYLKPISGAKGVANLTPSVLSRPMQRKLVTLVNCQLVEEEGRVRAVRAGRSLGERTVTELILQHQNPQQLSANLWAAVRARGCQFLGPAMQEDALKLVLLALEDGSALSRKVLVLFVVQKLEARFPQASKTSIGHVVQLLYRASCFKVTKRDEDSSLMQLKEEFRTYEALRREHDAQIVHIAMEAGLRISPEQWSSLLYGDLVHKSHMQSIIDKLQSPESFAKSVQELTIVLQRTGDPANLTSLRPHLELLANIDHNPDAPAPSWEELESVMLAVKLVVHGLVEFIQNFSKKSHDAPQPQANSKYKTSMCRDLRQQGGCPRGTNCTFAHTQDELEKFRLRNKKSSSVGRTFPLAPGVMGKTFTMEGSIHTDVSAGVGQGLKGSGENTGSLTEGPGLTHPQLISRGADMMEEMKRAVPNGSSGANGLSNRNTSGSTEQKSISPPRTPVSHSSASSPLTTVGRGDGGPPLPKHGQFVLRAPHPSQASELYYQEPHSAYDSPHYQPTSGSYYQSTLHPSHKPCMARFLRSSNVPESSLPPSIGPPPSSYPSDPQAPHPPSSSSSGYPPHPPRDRMGPPAFHHHPGQPQYGPLAPAHGVYAPLYDSRRVWRPQLYHREDARSNSLPPEVLHSSVYQPPLRERFNSLDSNYCSGAEHRAGLHRDYGRVPLGYEDLFRRKQEQWAHHHHHHNASRPSQSSPIFTIDFGTEHVESSGGQCVGCRFRGEESLAHYSPWSCGTIGPCLSPFEPEALTHTSAHSCSEHSELDSNGGGGGSSSVSGSGSGVGKQWLHSLDHYRRLKDEDPIIPFSEGPIISKWGAISRASRTGYHTTDPIQATACQGTANTTPINFKDYNHHLDHSDYRWSSRGSDSSSHSSFLESEQLCASDLRCRRTSISSGEKIVSDLQARHTAYSRAESEPDPDRDIELELCALDMEDSDHQEIKSQESLELATPQSQDASHLLPPPCSSPLLSSPVEEHSQTDPSTEKMDAHLLKKMAFRKALSPGGLVSGGLGVGKLVLRTGPPRLGDTSTRACPEAPGTEMLLNGS
- the rc3h2 gene encoding roquin-2 isoform X3, whose product is MPVQAAQWTEFLSCPICYNEFDSSGHQPISLGCSHTVCKTCLHKLHRKACPFDQTPISTDIDLLPVNCALLQLVGAQVPEVQPVSLSSAAEVENYEVCRVCVEELALYLKPISGAKGVANLTPSVLSRPMQRKLVTLVNCQLVEEEGRVRAVRAGRSLGERTVTELILQHQNPQQLSANLWAAVRARGCQFLGPAMQEDALKLVLLALEDGSALSRKVLVLFVVQKLEARFPQASKTSIGHVVQLLYRASCFKVTKRDEDSSLMQLKEEFRTYEALRREHDAQIVHIAMEAGLRISPEQWSSLLYGDLVHKSHMQSIIDKLQSPESFAKSVQELTIVLQRTGDPANLTSLRPHLELLANIDHNPDAPAPSWEELESVMLAVKLVVHGLVEFIQNFSKKSHDAPQPQANSKYKTSMCRDLRQQGGCPRGTNCTFAHTQDELEKFRLRNKKSSSVGRTFPLAPGVMGKTFTMEGSIHTDVSAGVGQGLKGSGENTGSLTEGPGLTHPQLISRGADMMEEMKRAVPNGSSGANGLSNRNTSGSTEQKSISPPRTPVSHSSASSPLTTVGRGDGGPPLPKHGQFVLRAPHPSQASELYYQEPHSAYDSPHYQPTSGSYYQSTLHPSHKPCMARFLRSSNVPESSLPPSIGPPPSSYPSDPQAPHPPSSSSSGYPPHPPRDRMGPPAFHHHPGQPQYGPLAPAHGVYAPLYDSRRVWRPQLYHREDARSNSLPPEVLHSSVYQPPLRERFNSLDSNYCSGAEHRAGLHRDYGRVPLGYEDLFRRKQEQWAHHHHHHNASRPSQSSPIFTIDFGTEHVESSGGQCVGCRFRGEESLAHYSPWSCGTIGPCLSPFEPEALTHTSAHSCSEHSELDSNGGGGGSSSVSGSGSGVGKQWLHSLDHYRRLKDEDPIIPFSEGPIISKWGAISRASRTGYHTTDPIQATACQGTANTTPINFKDYNHHLDHSDYRWSSRGSDSSSHSSFLESEQLCASDLRCRRTSISSGEKIVSDLQARHTAYSRAESEPDPDRDIELELCALDMEDSDHQEIKSQESLELATPQSQDASHLLPPPCSSPLLSSPVEEHSQTDPSTEKMDAHLLKKMAFR
- the rc3h2 gene encoding roquin-2 isoform X2 produces the protein MPVQAAQWTEFLSCPICYNEFDSSGHQPISLGCSHTVCKTCLHKLHRKACPFDQTPISTDIDLLPVNCALLQLVGAQVPEVQPVSLSSAAEVENYEVCRVCVEELALYLKPISGAKGVANLTPSVLSRPMQRKLVTLVNCQLVEEEGRVRAVRAGRSLGERTVTELILQHQNPQQLSANLWAAVRARGCQFLGPAMQEDALKLVLLALEDGSALSRKVLVLFVVQKLEARFPQASKTSIGHVVQLLYRASCFKVTKRDEDSSLMQLKEEFRTYEALRREHDAQIVHIAMEAGLRISPEQWSSLLYGDLVHKSHMQSIIDKLQSPESFAKSVQELTIVLQRTGDPANLTSLRPHLELLANIDHNPDAPAPSWEELESVMLAVKLVVHGLVEFIQNFSKKSHDAPQPQANSKYKTSMCRDLRQQGGCPRGTNCTFAHTQDELEKFRLRNKKSSSVGRTFPLAPGVMGKTFTMEGSIHTDVSAGVGQGLKGSGENTGSLTEGPGLTHPQLISRGADMMEEMKRAVPNGSSGANGLSNRNTSGSTEQKSISPPRTPVSHSSASSPLTTVGRGDGGPPLPKHGQFVLRAPHPSQASELYYQEPHSAYDSPHYQPTCSYYQSTLHPSHKPCMARFLRSSNVPESSLPPSIGPPPSSYPSDPQAPHPPSSSSSGYPPHPPRDRMGPPAFHHHPGQPQYGPLAPAHGVYAPLYDSRRVWRPQLYHREDARSNSLPPEVLHSSVYQPPLRERFNSLDSNYCSGAEHRAGLHRDYGRVPLGYEDLFRRKQEQWAHHHHHHNASRPSQSSPIFTIDFGTEHVESSGGQCVGCRFRGEESLAHYSPWSCGTIGPCLSPFEPEALTHTSAHSCSEHSELDSNGGGGGSSSVSGSGSGVGKQWLHSLDHYRRLKDEDPIIPFSEGPIISKWGAISRASRTGYHTTDPIQATACQGTANTTPINFKDYNHHLDHSDYRWSSRGSDSSSHSSFLESEQLCASDLRCRRTSISSGEKIVSDLQARHTAYSRAESEPDPDRDIELELCALDMEDSDHQEIKSQESLELATPQSQDASHLLPPPCSSPLLSSPVEEHSQTDPSTEKMDAHLLKKMAFRKALSPGGLVSGGLGVGKLVLRTGPPRLGDTSTRACPEAPGTEMLLNGS